In Streptomyces sp. NBC_00433, a single genomic region encodes these proteins:
- a CDS encoding GntR family transcriptional regulator, which produces MGTTQLESVPEPKYWHLKTVLNDALDSEFEVGEILPNERDLAARFGVARATLRQALEQLELEGRLQRRRGVGTTVAPPRMGVSVGPSANSWPGAGPDAWETVGCVEAVAPAAVAALLGTGPDEAVHTIRRARVMRGQPVAAELLYVPPASVPGLPGDLSPAAHAPAVLRELHTLELEGEDRAVELGSARADDAKQLDRLPGAPVLVVTSRYYAGGRVAAASVSTYRADTCRLTFGDAGAFEVTHHQRETRRAS; this is translated from the coding sequence GTGGGGACCACGCAGCTCGAATCGGTGCCTGAGCCGAAGTACTGGCACCTCAAGACCGTGCTGAACGACGCCCTCGACTCCGAGTTCGAGGTCGGTGAGATCCTGCCGAACGAGCGGGACCTGGCCGCCCGCTTCGGTGTCGCGCGGGCGACGCTCCGGCAGGCGCTGGAGCAGTTGGAGCTGGAAGGCCGGCTGCAGCGCCGCCGCGGTGTCGGCACCACCGTGGCTCCGCCGCGGATGGGTGTCTCCGTCGGCCCGTCGGCCAACAGCTGGCCCGGCGCGGGCCCCGACGCCTGGGAGACCGTCGGCTGCGTCGAGGCCGTCGCGCCCGCCGCGGTCGCGGCCCTGCTCGGCACCGGCCCCGACGAGGCCGTGCACACCATCCGCCGGGCCCGCGTGATGCGCGGCCAGCCGGTGGCCGCCGAGCTGCTGTACGTCCCGCCGGCGTCCGTGCCCGGCCTGCCCGGCGACCTGTCGCCGGCGGCCCACGCGCCCGCCGTGCTGCGCGAGCTGCACACCCTGGAGCTGGAGGGCGAGGACCGCGCCGTCGAGCTGGGCTCGGCCCGCGCGGACGACGCCAAGCAGCTGGACCGGCTGCCGGGCGCCCCCGTGCTCGTCGTCACCTCGCGCTACTACGCCGGGGGACGGGTCGCCGCCGCGTCGGTGTCCACCTACCGCGCCGACACCTGCCGGCTGACCTTCGGCGACGCCGGCGCGTTCGAGGTCACGCACCACCAGCGGGAGACGCGCCGGGCCTCCTGA
- a CDS encoding ROK family protein, which yields MGRLTGGDPSLLRRINSAVVLDALRGAQTPTLTELVHSTGLSRPTVEGVIEGLTESDLVVEVGPEAGDARKQGRPARRFRFHAEAGHLLGIEIGAHQVRVVLSDLSGQVLGSHGRDVDEAASADDRLDRVRGTVAELLRKAGVARSTLWAVGVGSPGIVEAHGEVRLGTALPGWTGLPLGERLQRSFRCPVLVENDANVAAVAEHWKGVAVGTDDVVFVLAGLSPGAGSLIGGRLHRGFGGAAGEIGALHLLGREVTPEHLLSTTDEPLHPLDEPAVERVFALAKRGDAQAKDAVERFLGRLVHDVAALVLAIDPELVVIGGWAAGLDGVLEPLRAELTRYCLRPPKVTLSALGQEAIATGALRLALDHVEQQLFAVEQTSMARRRP from the coding sequence GTGGGGCGACTCACCGGCGGGGATCCGTCCCTGCTCAGGCGGATCAACTCCGCGGTCGTCCTCGATGCCCTGCGCGGGGCGCAGACTCCCACCCTCACCGAGCTGGTCCACAGCACCGGCCTGTCCCGTCCCACCGTCGAGGGCGTCATCGAGGGGCTGACCGAGTCCGACCTGGTGGTCGAGGTCGGCCCGGAGGCCGGTGACGCGCGCAAGCAGGGCCGGCCGGCCCGGCGCTTCCGCTTCCACGCCGAGGCGGGGCACCTGCTGGGCATCGAGATCGGCGCGCACCAGGTGCGGGTGGTGCTGTCCGACCTGAGCGGCCAGGTGCTGGGTTCGCACGGGCGGGACGTGGACGAGGCGGCGTCCGCCGACGACCGGCTCGACCGGGTCCGCGGCACGGTCGCGGAACTGCTGCGCAAGGCAGGGGTGGCGCGCAGCACCCTGTGGGCCGTCGGGGTCGGCAGCCCCGGGATCGTGGAGGCCCACGGCGAGGTGCGGCTGGGCACGGCGCTGCCCGGCTGGACCGGGCTGCCGCTGGGCGAGCGGTTGCAGCGCTCCTTCCGCTGTCCGGTGCTGGTGGAGAACGACGCGAACGTCGCGGCGGTGGCCGAGCACTGGAAGGGTGTGGCGGTCGGCACCGACGACGTGGTCTTCGTGCTGGCCGGGCTCAGCCCGGGGGCCGGCTCGCTGATCGGCGGGCGGCTGCACCGCGGTTTCGGCGGCGCCGCGGGCGAGATCGGCGCGCTGCACCTGCTGGGCCGCGAGGTCACCCCCGAGCATCTGCTGTCCACCACCGACGAGCCGCTGCACCCGCTGGACGAGCCCGCCGTCGAGCGGGTCTTCGCGCTGGCCAAGCGGGGCGACGCGCAGGCCAAGGATGCCGTCGAGCGGTTCCTGGGGCGGCTGGTGCACGACGTGGCGGCGCTGGTGCTGGCGATCGACCCGGAGCTGGTGGTGATCGGCGGCTGGGCGGCGGGCCTGGACGGCGTGCTGGAACCGCTGCGGGCCGAGCTGACCCGCTACTGCCTGCGCCCGCCGAAGGTGACGCTGTCGGCGCTGGGCCAGGAGGCGATCGCCACGGGCGCGCTGCGGTTGGCGCTGGACCACGTCGAGCAGCAGCTCTTCGCGGTGGAGCAGACGTCGATGGCGCGGCGCCGGCCGTAG
- the mug gene encoding G/U mismatch-specific DNA glycosylase: MTPEQLTAARDRRLDDLLTGGLRVVFCGINPGLMSAWTGHHFARPGNRFWPALHVSGFTPRRFAPAEQEQLLGLGLGVTNVAARATARADELSTEELVEGGRLLTAKIALHRPAWLAILGVTAYRVAFADKHAQVGPQQRTLGATRIWALPSPSGLNAHWTPAALAEEFGRLRSAAFGPPRQGG, from the coding sequence CTGACGCCCGAACAGCTGACGGCGGCCCGTGACCGCAGGCTCGACGACCTGCTCACGGGCGGCCTGCGGGTGGTCTTCTGCGGGATCAACCCGGGCCTGATGTCGGCGTGGACGGGCCATCACTTCGCCCGTCCCGGCAACCGGTTCTGGCCGGCGCTGCACGTCTCGGGCTTCACCCCGCGGCGCTTCGCACCGGCCGAGCAGGAGCAGCTGCTGGGCCTCGGGCTGGGGGTGACCAACGTGGCCGCGCGGGCCACCGCACGGGCCGACGAGCTGAGCACCGAGGAGCTGGTCGAGGGCGGCCGGCTGCTCACCGCGAAGATCGCCCTGCACCGGCCCGCGTGGCTGGCGATCCTCGGCGTGACCGCCTACCGGGTGGCCTTCGCGGACAAGCACGCGCAGGTCGGCCCGCAGCAGCGCACGCTCGGCGCGACCAGGATCTGGGCGCTGCCCAGCCCCAGCGGCCTCAACGCCCACTGGACGCCCGCGGCGCTCGCCGAGGAATTCGGCAGGCTGCGCTCGGCCGCCTTCGGACCGCCCAGGCAGGGCGGCTGA
- the purB gene encoding adenylosuccinate lyase, translating to MTSKPRIPNVLAGRYASTELAALWSPEQKVVLERRLWLAVLRAQKDLGIDVPEQAVADYERVLEEVDLASIAEREKVTRHDVKARIEEFNALAGHEQIHKGMTSRDLTENVEQLQIRLSLDHVRDRTVAVLARLGQLAGQYAELVMAGRSHNVAAQATTLGKRFATAADELLVAYERVEDLLGRYPLRGIKGPVGTAQDMLDLLGGDSDKLAELEQRIAAHLGFSRAFTSVGQVYPRSLDYDVVTALVQLAAAPSSLAKTIRLMAGHELVTEGFKPGQVGSSAMPHKMNTRSCERVNGLMVILRGYASMTGELAGDQWNEGDVSCSVVRRVALPDAFFAFDGLLETFLTVLDEFGAFPAVVARELDRYLPFLATTKVLMGAVRAGVGREIAHEAIKENAVASALAMREQGTERNELLDRLAADERIPLDRAQLDALMADRLSFTGAAAGQVVEVVRRIEDVAKAHPQAAAYRPGAIL from the coding sequence GTGACATCCAAGCCGCGTATCCCGAACGTCCTCGCCGGTCGCTATGCCTCCACCGAGCTGGCCGCCCTGTGGTCCCCCGAGCAGAAGGTGGTGCTGGAACGCCGGCTGTGGCTGGCGGTGCTGCGGGCGCAGAAGGACCTCGGGATCGACGTGCCCGAGCAGGCCGTCGCCGACTACGAGCGGGTCCTCGAAGAGGTCGACCTGGCCTCGATCGCTGAGCGCGAGAAGGTCACCCGGCACGATGTGAAGGCCAGGATCGAGGAGTTCAACGCGCTCGCCGGGCACGAGCAGATCCACAAGGGCATGACCTCCCGCGACCTGACCGAGAATGTCGAGCAGCTGCAGATCCGGCTCTCGCTCGACCACGTGCGGGACCGCACGGTCGCCGTTCTGGCCCGGCTGGGGCAGCTGGCGGGGCAGTATGCCGAGCTGGTGATGGCCGGGCGCTCGCACAATGTGGCGGCGCAGGCCACCACACTGGGCAAGCGGTTCGCGACGGCGGCCGACGAGCTGCTGGTGGCGTACGAGCGGGTCGAGGACCTGCTGGGCCGCTATCCGCTGCGCGGCATCAAGGGCCCGGTCGGCACCGCGCAGGACATGCTGGACCTGCTGGGCGGCGACAGCGACAAGCTCGCCGAGCTTGAGCAGCGGATCGCCGCGCACCTGGGCTTCTCGCGGGCCTTCACCTCGGTCGGCCAGGTCTACCCCCGCTCGCTGGACTACGACGTGGTGACCGCGCTGGTGCAGCTCGCGGCGGCCCCGTCGTCGCTGGCCAAGACGATCCGGCTGATGGCCGGGCACGAGCTGGTCACCGAGGGCTTCAAACCGGGCCAGGTCGGCTCGTCGGCGATGCCGCACAAGATGAACACCCGCTCCTGCGAGCGGGTCAACGGGCTGATGGTCATCCTGCGCGGCTACGCCTCGATGACCGGCGAGCTCGCCGGCGACCAGTGGAACGAGGGCGACGTGTCGTGCTCGGTGGTGCGCAGGGTCGCGCTGCCCGACGCCTTCTTCGCCTTCGACGGCCTGCTGGAGACCTTCCTGACGGTGCTGGACGAATTCGGCGCCTTCCCCGCGGTCGTGGCGCGCGAGCTGGACCGCTACCTGCCGTTCCTGGCGACGACGAAGGTGCTGATGGGCGCGGTGCGCGCCGGGGTCGGCCGGGAGATCGCCCACGAGGCGATCAAGGAGAACGCGGTGGCGTCCGCGCTGGCGATGCGCGAGCAGGGCACCGAGCGCAACGAGCTGCTCGACCGGCTCGCGGCCGACGAGCGGATCCCGCTGGACCGCGCGCAGCTGGACGCGCTGATGGCCGACCGGCTGTCCTTCACCGGCGCCGCGGCCGGGCAGGTCGTCGAGGTGGTGCGGCGGATCGAGGACGTCGCCAAGGCGCACCCGCAGGCGGCCGCGTACCGCCCGGGGGCGATCCTCTGA
- a CDS encoding SGNH/GDSL hydrolase family protein, with translation MENDLTYTSFVAVGDSFTEGMSDLLADGSYRGWADLLAARLAALPGSGDGFRYANLAVRGKLIRQIAEDQVDAAAAMGADLVTLVGGLNDVLRPGCDVDAVCAHLESAAARLAPSCRQLVLMRSPARRGPVATRFLPRMEQLFAHLDDLAERHGAIVVDLYGAEVLGDRRMWADDRLHLTAEGHERVAEAVWQALGLPAEADWALPLPPAVLPGWAARRTADLRFTRRHLLPWIGRRLTGRSSGDGRPAKRPDLLPYEADPVPYEVGG, from the coding sequence ATGGAGAACGATCTCACCTACACCAGTTTCGTCGCCGTCGGCGACTCCTTCACCGAGGGAATGTCGGACCTGCTGGCCGACGGCAGCTACCGCGGATGGGCCGATCTGCTCGCCGCGCGGCTGGCCGCGCTGCCCGGCTCGGGGGACGGCTTCAGGTACGCGAACCTCGCGGTGCGCGGCAAGCTGATCCGGCAGATCGCCGAGGACCAGGTGGACGCCGCCGCGGCCATGGGCGCGGACCTGGTCACGCTGGTCGGCGGCCTCAACGACGTGCTGCGGCCCGGCTGCGACGTGGACGCGGTGTGCGCGCACCTGGAGAGCGCTGCGGCCCGCCTGGCGCCGTCCTGCCGGCAGCTGGTGCTGATGCGCAGCCCGGCCCGCCGCGGCCCGGTCGCGACGCGGTTCCTGCCGCGTATGGAGCAGCTGTTCGCTCATCTCGACGACCTGGCGGAGCGGCACGGCGCGATCGTGGTGGACCTCTACGGCGCCGAGGTGCTCGGCGACCGGCGGATGTGGGCCGACGACCGGCTGCACCTGACCGCGGAAGGCCACGAGCGGGTCGCCGAGGCGGTCTGGCAGGCGCTCGGCCTGCCCGCGGAGGCGGACTGGGCGCTCCCGCTGCCGCCCGCGGTCCTCCCCGGCTGGGCCGCCCGCCGCACCGCCGACCTGCGCTTCACCCGCCGCCACCTGCTGCCGTGGATCGGCCGCAGGCTGACCGGCCGCTCCTCGGGCGACGGCCGCCCGGCCAAACGCCCGGACCTGCTGCCCTACGAAGCGGACCCGGTGCCCTACGAGGTGGGCGGCTGA